The Fimbriimonadaceae bacterium nucleotide sequence CGATTTCGCGCTCTGGAAGAAGGACGACAAGCATCTGATGCAGTGGTATTCCCCCTGGGGATGGGGCTTCCCCGGCTGGCACATAGAATGCTCGGCGATGGCGCGGGCTTATCTGGGAGACACGATCGACCTGCACAGCGGCGGTGAGGACAACGCCTTCCCCCACCACGAATGCGAGATCGCCCAGAGCGAAGCCTACTCCGGCAAGACGTTCAGCAACCACTGGATGCACGTGCGGTTCTTGCAGGTCGAGGGCGAGAAAATGGCCAAGAGGGGGGGCAACTTTTACACCGTGCGCGACCTGGTCGAGGAAGGCTACGACCCGCTCGCCTTGCGGCTGGCCCTGATCAGCGTGCCCTATGGCAAGCCGATGAACTTCACCTTGCAGTCGCTGCGCGACGCCCAAGGGCACATCGAGCGCTTTCGCGAGTGCGAACGCCGCGTGGAAGCGTCCGGAGCCCCTCGCCCCTCCGCGGGAGAGGGGCCAGGGGGTGAGGGGGCGCCGGGCGCACGGCCCGGATCTCCCCCCCCAACCCCCCCCTCAGTTTCGCCGGGCACGAACCATCCCGGCAAAGCCGAGGGGGGGGCTCTCGGAGCCGACCTGGCGCGGCTCTACAACGAGGCCCTCGACGCCATGGCCAACGACCTCAACACCTCCGTCGCCATCGCCAAGGCCTTGGAAGGCACCCGCGTCATCTTGAGGGAGGCCTCGCTGACCTCGGAGCAAGGACAGGCGGCAAGGACTTTCCTGGACCAGGTGAACGCCCTGCTCGGCATTGTGCGCACCGACTATCCCAACGGCTGCCCGGAAGCCGCCGCCCAATCCACGCCGGAGATCGACGGCCGCCCAATCGACGACTGGGTGGCCGAGCGAGACGTCGCGAAGAAGGCCAAGGACTTTGCCCGCGCCGATGCGATCCGCAACCGGCTGAATGAGGAAGGCATCGAACTCCGCGACAGCCCAGAAGGCACGACCTGGGCAAAGAGAATCGGTGCCTGAGACGGTCGGAACTTGCTCTCAACACGGCAACCGGCACAATCACTTTGGTGATGGCGTGCAACGAACCTGGTCGTAGCATCTGGAACCCGTTCGAATCTCGTCGAGGTATCGGACTCCTGCTTTCCGGACAGCTCGTAAAGAAAGTGTCCAAGGGCAACTTTGCAGATCCAGCCTGGTGGGCAAACCCCGAATTGTAACTCAAGATCGTGACCGCATCGCTTCCAGAGGAAACACTCCATGAATAAACAGAGAAACCTTCGTGTTTCGACGATTGTCGCCACGGTCGCACTGAGCACGACACACTCCGCGATTGCTGACGAACCCTGGTGCATCGTCAAAAAACGTAACGAGGTTCAAATTCTTCTTCAGGAGGGTTGGGTCTGCCTTGTCGAAACCGACTGCTATTGAGGCAAGACCTGCGAAGTGGGTTCCTTACCTGGTCTTAACCGTTCTCGCTGCGGCTGGCGCCCTTTGGTTGTTCCGTCCGCAGGCGAGCTTGGAGGACGTCTGCTACACGGCCCTGGACTGCATCCGAAGGAGTGACCTTGAATGCGTCTTTTCACTTAGCCGGGTTGGAAGACCGTGTCGCCTATAACCTTACTCCGGACAGCGTGAGGGCCCTGATGCGGGATTACGCAGAGCCACGACTCGCAGGAAGCGTCTTCGGCGAGAAATCAAGCGAGATTCAACTCCAATTCGGCCGTGGTACTTGCACTCAGAGTATGGTGACCGCGCAAGGTAAACGCAGTGGTCTTGAGGTCCAAGTCGTACGGACTGACGAGGGGATTCGCGCCCTTCGCCTTGTCACCTCCATCTTGTTAACCGTCGCACACGCGCGGTACGAGAATGTCGGCGGCAATTCCACCGTGGACAAGCTAAAGGCTTGGCAAAAGCAGGCGACCGAAGATAGTAAGTTGCTGGAAAGGATCGGCATCAACGGGATCTTTCGATCCGACGAAGAAGGTTTAATAGCTTGGGATCGGTGGCGACTCCTGAACGAGGAACGTTTGGCGCGCGTCACGGCGCAATCTGTGGGGCAGTCCAGTTAGGGCCTAACCGCCGGGACTAGCGATTGACGGCTAACCGATCTCGAGTAGGGCCCGCTCTAGGTCGGCGTCCCAAGCGCCCGGCCGCGCGATCCGTGCCAGGTCGTCGCCGAACCGCGACTCGCGCAGGGCGCGGAGGGTGACCGACTTGTCGCGCTTCGCCAGCCGCTGGCCATCGCGGCCGAGTAGGAGACGATGGTGCCAGTATTCGGGCTCTGGACAGCCGAGCAACGCCTGCAGCAGACGCTGGTGGGGCGTGGATTCGGCGAGGTCGATCCCCCGCGTGACCAGCGTCACCCCTTGCAGCGCGTCGTCCACGACTACGCTGAGGTGGTAGCTGGTCGGGGTCTCCCGACGGGCCACGACGAAGTCGTCGCTTGCGGTCAGTGCGACCGGGTGGACCCCCGTCGCACGGTCGGACCAGGAAAGGCTTCCCGTCAGGCCCGTTGCCATGACGACATCGAGCCTCCACGCGAAGGGGGCCCCCGCTTCCGCCCTGCGCTCCGAATCCTCGGCGGGCAGGTCGCGGCAGGTGCCGGGATAGCCCGTGGCCGGCGTGCCGTGCGCGGCCGAAGCCGCTTCGGCGATGTCGCGCCGGGTACAGAAGCACCGGTAGACGGTTCCAAGCTCCTGGAGCCGCCCAAGCGCCGCACGATAGTCGTCAAGATGCTCGCTCTGGACCCGTGCCGGTGTCTCCCAGGTGAACCCTAGCCAGGCGAGGTCTTCGTAGATGGCGTCCGTGAACTCCGGTCGGCAGCGGGTCGGGTCAATGTCCTCGATCCGTAGGAGGAACTGGTCGCCATGCTCCCGGGCGAACCACGCGGAGTACGCGTGGCCCAGGTGGAGCAGGCCGGTCGGCGAAGGGGCGAAGCGAGACCTCAATGTGGCCCCATTAAAGGCTCCGAGCCGCCTTGCCTTAGAACCCCACGTTCAGCGACCAATAGGCGAACTCTCCGCGCATGACCCCTGCGAAGGCGTACACCCGCACGCCGCGGTCGCGCACCGTGCCGACCTGGCCAAAGTCATAGCCCAGCCCTGCGTTCCAGTTGTAGCCGTCGTGTTCGGCGACCGCCTTCAAGCGGGGCGTCAGGTTGTGCGAGGCGCTGGCGAAGCCGCGTCGGAAGCGCGTGTCGCCAAACCCGGCGGAGACGTGCGTCCCCGGGCGCACCTCGTAAGTCGCGGCAAGGAAATAGGAGCGGCTTTCGCCCGGGTCGGTTCCGTCCGGCTGCTCCCCGGCGGTGCCCCCCTGGCCGCTCACGTCCTGGACGCCGATCACGTAGCGCAACGCGCCCTTCTGCCCGGGGGGCGCCCAAACGAAGTTTTGCGCGTTGTCCAGCTTGTTGCTGAGGATCATGTGCGTCGCCGTCAGCGACCCGTACTTGCCAAGCGAAACGCCGAGAAGGATCTGGCCCGTGCCGTTGCCGCCAAGGTCGCGCTCGCGGCCCCGGAAGAAGGTGGGGGCCAAGTCGGCGCTGAGGTTCCCGAGCCCGAAGACCGCGTGCCAATCGCTCAAGGAGTAGCCGATGGGCGAGGAGATCGACATTGCGCCGTCCATGCCGATCGACCCGTCCGCGCGGACCCCATAACCCGAACCAGGGAGGCCGGACATCGAGCGGTATTGGGGGTATTGGCCCGGGCCGCCAAGCTGGGCGAGGCACAAGGCGGGGAACAGCGCGGTGGCAAGGGCGAACGGACGCACGGGCAGATTATGGGCCAGGCAGACGGCGCGCTTTGCCATGGGCCGCCTTGCGCGGCGCGGGACCCTGGTTCTAGGTCGCCGAGTACACTGCCGAAACTTCTGCTATGGCTGAGACCCTCGCCCCCGCCGCCGCCCTGCACCAGAGCCTGGTGCAAAAAATCCAGGACAAGACCGCGATCGTCGGCGTCGTCGGGTTGGGCTATGTCGGCTTGCCGTTCGCGGTCGAGAAGGCGAAAGTCGGGTTCCGCGTCGTCGGAATCGAGCAGAACCCCGCCCGCGCGGACAAGGTGAACCGCGGCGAGAACTACATCGGCGACGTGCACGACCACGAGCTGACCGAGTGCGTCGAAAAGGGGCTCATCACCGCGACGACCGACTTCAGCGGCGTCGCCGAGATGGACGTGGTGGTCGTCTGCGTCCCGACTCCGCTCAACAAGAACTTGGCACCGGACCTGCAGTACGTCGAGAGCGTCACGCGCGAGATCGCCAAGCACCTGCGCCCGGGCCAGCTCGTCAGCCTGGAGTCCACCACCTACCCCGGCACCTGCGAGGAGGTCATGCTCCCGATCCTCGAGCAAAGCGGGTTGAAGGTCGAGGAAGACTTCTACCTCGCCCACTCGCCCGAGCGCGTCGACCCCGGCAACAAGCGCTACACCACAAAGAACACGCACAAGGTGGTCGGTGGAGTCGGCCCGCGCTCGCTGGAGGTCGCGATGGCGTTCTACGGCATGACGATCCTCAACGTGATCCCGGTCAGCAGCGCGAAGGCGGCCGAGCTGACCAAGGTCTTCGAGAACACGTTCCGCGCCGTGAACATCGCGCTCGTGAACGAACTCACCCTCCTTTGCGACCGCATGGAGCTGAACGTCTGGGAGGTGTTGGACGCGGCCTTCACGAAGCCGTTCGGCATCATGCCGTTCTATCCCGGCCCCGGCGTCGGCGGACACTGCATCCCGCTCGACCCGCACTACCTGGAATGGAAGGCGAAGGAGCACAACTTCGCCACCCGCTTCATCGCACTCGCGGGCGAGATCAACCGCGCCATGCCCCGCTTCGTGCGGCACAAAGCGTGGAGGTGCCTGAACGAGATGGGCATCGCCCCCTCGCGATCCTCGATCCTCGTCATCGGCGCGGCCTATAAAAAGGACATCGACGACTGGCGCGAGTCGCCCGCCATCGAGGTGATGGCGCTGCTCGTCGAAGACGGCGCCAAGGTGAGCTACCACGATCCCCACGTGCCCGCCTTCCGCGACCACGGCCTTGACCTCGTCTCGGTTCCGCTGACTCCGGAAAGCCTTGCGGCTGCGGATCTCGTGATGATCCTAACCGACCACACCGCCGTCGACTACGACTTCGTCGTGAACCACGCCCGCCACGTCCTTGACACCCGCCATGCGACTCGTGGCCGTTCCGGTTCGGCTGTCGTGACGTTGCTGTAAGTTCCGGAGCCCCCTCCTCGTTTCTCGCCCGATGGTTCGTGCGGGTGGGAAATGAGGAGGGGGTTGGGGGTGGAGACTAGGGCGTTATGGTCAGCGAAGTTTCGGCTTCAAGCCTTCCCTTGAACGATCGGTCGAACATCTTCTTCGCCGTGGGCGTGAACTCGTAAGTGTCGTTCGGGCCGCCCATCCCGGTCGTCAGGGGTCGGTCGAACTGGTACCACCCTTTCACCGTGTAAGTCCCCGGCGGCAGCGGTTCCTGTATGACAACCCACTCTTCGAAGTCTTTCTTCAAGGAAGGTCTCGGCTTTCCACCCCCGACCATCATGCTAAAGGTTCCTTGCCAAAAATTGGCTTGGTACCCCTTATAGAGGTCTTGAAAGCGGTGGCTCGTCACCTGGTTGTCGACCATCACCTGATACATGCTGGGAGAGTCTCCCCCGCCAACTTCGATGGGCGTCCCGCCACGGAAAACGCGAAAGCCGGCCCCCGCCCCCATCCCGCCATCGTGCCTCGTGGTGCAGACGCTCACCAGCGAGTCCGTCTCGTTCCGAACCACAAGGTTAACCTCCACCATCTGGCCAGGGTGCGCGACTGCAGGAGTTAGAACGACCTCCAGAGTCAAGCTTGGAGCGGCCATCGCGATTGCGGCTAGTAGGGAGACCATCGAGTCTCTGTACGCCGCTCCCCGACCGTTTGCTTCCAGCTGGGAGATCTTTTCCAGGTGGGGTCGGCCGGGGCCAAAGTAGACTCCGCTCGTCATGGCTAGTCTGGACCTTGTGGTCGTCTATGGTTCTGTCCGCACAGAGCGGCTGGGGATTCGCCTCGCGCGAGGGGTCGTCAAGGCGTTGGAAGAGCGCGGGCACAAGGTAACGCTCATCGACCCCCTTGAATACCGCCTCCCGTTGCTGGACAAGATGTGGAAGCAGTACGGCGAGGGCGAGGCGCCCGAGGACTTGCAGCGGATGCACGACGTGATCGTCCCTGCCGACGGCTTTCTCATCGTCACCGGCGAGTACAACAAGGCGGTCCCGCCCGCGCTGAAGAACCTGCTCGACCACTTTCTTGAGACCTGGTTCTGGCGGCCCTCGGGCATCTGCAGCTACTCCTATGGCAGATTCGGAGGCGTGCGCGCGGCCTCGACGCTCCGCCAAATCCTAGCCGAACTGGGCATGCCCGCCGTCCCCTCGGAGATCAACGTGCCGGCAGTCCACAAGGCCTTCGACGAAGACGGAAACCCCACCGACCCCGACTTCGCCAAGTGGACCAAGCGCTTCTTCGAGGAGTTCGAGTGGTACGCGGAAGCGTTCAAGGCGCAGCGGGCAAAGGGTACGCCCTACTAACGTAGATGCGTGTCTTCCTCACCGGTGGGACGGGCTACATCGGCGGCCATCTCTTGAAGCAGTTGCTGGAATCCGGGCATCAAGTGGCGGTGCTCGCGCGGAGCGAAGTGGCGCTGCCGCCGGGAGCGGAGCTGGTGCAGGGCGACCTGGAATCGCCCGAGACTTACCGGACCGCCCTTGAGGGGCAAGATGCCCTGGTCCACAACGCGGTCGTGTGGCCGGAAGAGCCCGGGGAGTGGGGGGCTCCGGACGTCTGCGCAGGCGCGGCGCTCTTCCATGCCGCGGCCGAAGCCGGCGTCCGGCGGATGGTCTTCACCTCGTCCACCGCCGTCCACCGCCCCTTCCAAGAGCGGATGAGCGAGGCGGACGTGCTGCGACCCCAGGACGCCTACGGAGCGACCAAGGCGGCAGGCGAGGCGTTCCTCTGGGCGGTGGCCGCGACCTACGGCGTCTCCGCCACGGTCGTGCGACCTGGCCCCACGGTCGGACCTCCCGCGACCCCTGGCGCGCGCTTCCATTGCGACCGGCGGCTTGTCGCCATCGCCCAGGGCGCCCGCCAGGGAGACGAGATCGTGGTCGAACCGGGCGCGCGGCAATTCACGTGCGTCCAGCAACTCGCCTCGGTCTACGGCAAACTCCTCGAGGGCGAGCCCAGGCCGGGCACCTTCCTCGCGGTCGACCCCGAACCCGCCACCTGGGAGGAGGTCGCCCAGGAAGCCGCTTTTCTAGCGGGGACGCGGCCGACCGTGCGGGTCGACGGCGCCCCAGAGCCTGAACACCGCTTTGACGTCTCGCGGCTCGCGACGAAGTTGGGCGTCGAGATCGATTCCCGGCCCGCCCTGCGCGCGCACCTGGCCTACCTTCTGAAGGAAGCCTGCGCCTAGCGGCGCGCAAGTGAGGTCAGTAGCCGACCCGCTCAGAGACTGCTGGGCTAGGGGCGCCCGCTTTGAGGACGGCGGGTCTGGAATCGCCCCTACCCTCGCGCCCCTGCCGAGCGTGGCCGCAGGAACACCCCTCCGCCGGTCAAAGACTAGGTTAGACTTGGGGCGTGACTTTGGCCGGCGCCGAGAGTTGACGCCTCAGGTGTTCGCGACCCCGCCGATGATGCCGGAGAGGTCGGTCGGTAGCGTGTAGGTGTCGCACTCGCTTTGGCCGTTCGGGCAGTCCTTGATCGACTTGCCCTCGATCTTGCCTTTTCTCTGGTACCGCTTGGCGTGCCCATCGGCGAACGAAATGTTGAACCCGTCGGCGTGGCGCGGCGCACCCGGGAAGATTATGCCGCCGAAAAAGCCGTCCCGAAGCAGCTCTTGCAGGGTGGGGCGCTTGAAGCCTTCCATCATGTCGCCTTCGGGCGTGTACGGCAACAAGAGGAACGAGTCGTAGAACGCGGTGGTCTTCGACGGTTCTTCGAGCTGGCTGCTGTTTATGGTGGGGTCGTCCCCGCCGAGCGAGGCGATGCCGGGGTCTTGGAAGAGGGCCCAATTGAAGCCGTAAGAACTCCGCCGGGTGAACTCGGTGAAGCGGACGTTGGGCGGCGTGGGAATCTGGAACGTCCACGGGAAGAGGTTGTCCAAGTTCACCGTCGCCTGGCGAGACGTGCAGACCTGCACCTCTTTCGACTTCGTGTAAGGCTGATGCGCGTCGTAGACGGTGAAAAAGTCGTTGTCGGTCGTGATGATCAACGTCAGGACGTCGAGCCCGCTACCGCCCATCTCACGCTGTTTGCTATAAAGGCTCTGGGCGAAAAAGTCGTCGTTGTCGCCCAGGTAAAGCTGGATCGCCGTGGCCAACTGCTTGTTGTTGGAGAGGCAACTCGAGGCTTTTCCCGCCTCCTTGGCCTGCGAGAAGACAGGGAAGAGAATGGCGGCAAGGATGGCGATGATCGCGATAACGACCAGAAGCTCAATTAGAGTAAAGGCGGCGAGTCGACGCATTAGGTGATCCTCCGGTTCTAGGCCCGCTACGACCGGGTTAATTGTGACCCCTGGAGCCGGGTAAAGTCCACCGCGTCGTGTCTTGGCTCCGCGTGATCGCCTGTATCCTGATGCCGCCCCTGGCCGTGATCGACCGAGGGATCCGCCCCCTTATCCTCACCACCATCCTCACGTTCTTCGGCTGGATCCCGGGCGTCGTGAGCGCCCTGGTGCACTCTTCAATGGTGCGCCGGGCCTAGTCTCGCCGCAAAAACTCCCGCACCGTCTCAGCCTGCCGCAGGGTGAGGGTCGGCACCGCCGCGATCTCCTCCACCGTTGCCCGGCGGATCGCCTCGATCGAGCCGAACGTGCGCAACAAAAGCCGCCGCTTCTTCGGCCCGATGCCGGGGACCTCGTCCAACACCGAACCCTGGAACCGCTTGTCGCGGACCTTGCGGTGGTAGCCCAGCGCGAAGCGGTGCGCCTCGTCCCGGAGCCGCTTCAGCAACTCCAAACCCGGCGATCCCATCGGCAGAACGACCTCGCGGTACCCCTTGGCCGATTCGGCCTCCCCGTCCACCAACACGGAGCACGGCTGCTCCAGCGGCAGATAAAGGATCTCCTGCTTCTTCGCCAACCCCACCATCGGCACCGTCAACCCGAGCTCGTTGCGCGCCTTCAGGGCCGCGCCGAGCTGCCCCTTGCCGCCGTCGATCATGATCAGGTCGGGCAGGCGCGAGAACTTCTCGTCACCGTCGCGGTACGCCTTCAACCTTCGATAGAGCACTTCGTGCATCATCGCGAAGTCGTCCGGGCTCTCCGGGCTCCATTTCACCTTGAACCGCCGGTACTCGCCCTTGGCCGCCTCCCCCGCCTCCGCGACCACCATCGAGCCCACCGGCGCCGTGCCCTGCACGTTCGAGATGTCGTAGCCCTCGATCCTGACGGGCGGGGTCGGCAGGTCGAGCGCTTCCGCCAGTTCTTCCGCCGCCCGTTCGGCGGCAAGCTCTTTCTGCTCCAGCTCCAGCGCCATGACCTTCAAAGCCTGCTCCGCGTTCGACGCGGCCATGTCAATGAGCCGCATGCCCTCGCCCCCTTGGGGCACTTCCACCGAAACGGCGCCGCCCCTGCGCTGGCGCAGGAAGGACTCCACAATACGCCGCTCTTCGATCTCGACCGGTAACAACACTTCGCGCGGGATTTCGGCGGCGTCGCTGTAATACTGCTTGACAAATTCCTGCACGGCTTCGCCCGGGGCTACGTCCTTAGAGCCGTCCAAAACAAACTGTCTTTGCCCGATCAGCCGCCCGCCCCGGATGTAAAGCATTTGCACCGCGGCCCCGCGGTCATCCTTGACGACCGCGATCACGTCGCGGTCGCTTTCGTCCTCGGACATTACTTTTTGCTTGGTCAAAACTTTTTCCACCGCTTCGATGCGGTCTCGGACGGCGGCCGCTTGCTCGAACTCCAAATCCTCGACATAGGCGGCCATCTGGCTGCGAAGGTCGGCGAGCAGCCCGGACTCCCGTCCTTGCAGGAACTTATGCACTTGGGCGATGATCTTGTCGTACTCGTCCTTATCGCTTAAGCCCGCGCAGGGGCCCAGGCACTGCTTTAAGTGGTAATAGAGGCAGGGACGCTGGTCCGCCTTGCCGCTCCAGCTCTTTCCGCAAGGGATAAGGGGAAAGGTCTTGTGCAAGAGTTGCAGCGTATCGCGCACGGCCCAGGCGCTGGTGTAAGGCCCATAAGCCTTCGCCGCCCACCGCTTCGGGTTGCGCGTGAAGAGCACCCGCGGATAGGGCTCCTTGGTGACGATGATGTACGGATAGCTCTTATCGTCCCGCATCAGGACGTTGTAAGGCGGCCGGTGCTCTTTGATGAGGTTGCATTCCAGCACGAGGGCCTCAATCTCCGAGTCCACGACGATCCACTCCAGGTCGCAAACTTTGGCGACCATGCGGGCGATGCGGTTGCCTAACTTTGCACTCGGCTGGAAGTAGCTCCGGACGCGGTTCCGAAGGTTCAGGGCCTTACCGACGTAAAGGACCTCGCCTTTCGAATCGCGATAGATGTAGCAGCCGGGACGGGTCGGCAACCCGCGGAGCTTTTCGCTCACGGTCTCGGGGAGGGATTGTGCCCGTGGCACCCCTCGATTATTGCGTACCCGGGCCAAGGGGCAAAGCGAAAAGGCGGGCCGCTTGGGG carries:
- a CDS encoding nucleotide sugar dehydrogenase; this translates as MAETLAPAAALHQSLVQKIQDKTAIVGVVGLGYVGLPFAVEKAKVGFRVVGIEQNPARADKVNRGENYIGDVHDHELTECVEKGLITATTDFSGVAEMDVVVVCVPTPLNKNLAPDLQYVESVTREIAKHLRPGQLVSLESTTYPGTCEEVMLPILEQSGLKVEEDFYLAHSPERVDPGNKRYTTKNTHKVVGGVGPRSLEVAMAFYGMTILNVIPVSSAKAAELTKVFENTFRAVNIALVNELTLLCDRMELNVWEVLDAAFTKPFGIMPFYPGPGVGGHCIPLDPHYLEWKAKEHNFATRFIALAGEINRAMPRFVRHKAWRCLNEMGIAPSRSSILVIGAAYKKDIDDWRESPAIEVMALLVEDGAKVSYHDPHVPAFRDHGLDLVSVPLTPESLAAADLVMILTDHTAVDYDFVVNHARHVLDTRHATRGRSGSAVVTLL
- a CDS encoding YqaE/Pmp3 family membrane protein: MSWLRVIACILMPPLAVIDRGIRPLILTTILTFFGWIPGVVSALVHSSMVRRA
- the cysS gene encoding cysteine--tRNA ligase, which codes for MADREFLLYDSLSRQVKPLETLEQGHLRFYTCGPTVYSYAHIGNFRSFLAADLVVRTARALGWRVTWVSNITDVGHLTQDDVADAGGEDRMEKALHSKEGEQFANVWQLAEFYADKYIEDWRRLNLTEPTVRPKATQHVREQILMTVGLIEKGNAYETPTGVYFDVESDPNYGKLSGNTREKLQEAVRDVVLDGNKRRQADFALWKKDDKHLMQWYSPWGWGFPGWHIECSAMARAYLGDTIDLHSGGEDNAFPHHECEIAQSEAYSGKTFSNHWMHVRFLQVEGEKMAKRGGNFYTVRDLVEEGYDPLALRLALISVPYGKPMNFTLQSLRDAQGHIERFRECERRVEASGAPRPSAGEGPGGEGAPGARPGSPPPTPPSVSPGTNHPGKAEGGALGADLARLYNEALDAMANDLNTSVAIAKALEGTRVILREASLTSEQGQAARTFLDQVNALLGIVRTDYPNGCPEAAAQSTPEIDGRPIDDWVAERDVAKKAKDFARADAIRNRLNEEGIELRDSPEGTTWAKRIGA
- the uvrC gene encoding excinuclease ABC subunit UvrC is translated as MPRAQSLPETVSEKLRGLPTRPGCYIYRDSKGEVLYVGKALNLRNRVRSYFQPSAKLGNRIARMVAKVCDLEWIVVDSEIEALVLECNLIKEHRPPYNVLMRDDKSYPYIIVTKEPYPRVLFTRNPKRWAAKAYGPYTSAWAVRDTLQLLHKTFPLIPCGKSWSGKADQRPCLYYHLKQCLGPCAGLSDKDEYDKIIAQVHKFLQGRESGLLADLRSQMAAYVEDLEFEQAAAVRDRIEAVEKVLTKQKVMSEDESDRDVIAVVKDDRGAAVQMLYIRGGRLIGQRQFVLDGSKDVAPGEAVQEFVKQYYSDAAEIPREVLLPVEIEERRIVESFLRQRRGGAVSVEVPQGGEGMRLIDMAASNAEQALKVMALELEQKELAAERAAEELAEALDLPTPPVRIEGYDISNVQGTAPVGSMVVAEAGEAAKGEYRRFKVKWSPESPDDFAMMHEVLYRRLKAYRDGDEKFSRLPDLIMIDGGKGQLGAALKARNELGLTVPMVGLAKKQEILYLPLEQPCSVLVDGEAESAKGYREVVLPMGSPGLELLKRLRDEAHRFALGYHRKVRDKRFQGSVLDEVPGIGPKKRRLLLRTFGSIEAIRRATVEEIAAVPTLTLRQAETVREFLRRD
- a CDS encoding prepilin-type N-terminal cleavage/methylation domain-containing protein, with amino-acid sequence MRRLAAFTLIELLVVIAIIAILAAILFPVFSQAKEAGKASSCLSNNKQLATAIQLYLGDNDDFFAQSLYSKQREMGGSGLDVLTLIITTDNDFFTVYDAHQPYTKSKEVQVCTSRQATVNLDNLFPWTFQIPTPPNVRFTEFTRRSSYGFNWALFQDPGIASLGGDDPTINSSQLEEPSKTTAFYDSFLLLPYTPEGDMMEGFKRPTLQELLRDGFFGGIIFPGAPRHADGFNISFADGHAKRYQRKGKIEGKSIKDCPNGQSECDTYTLPTDLSGIIGGVANT
- a CDS encoding NAD(P)-dependent oxidoreductase; this translates as MRVFLTGGTGYIGGHLLKQLLESGHQVAVLARSEVALPPGAELVQGDLESPETYRTALEGQDALVHNAVVWPEEPGEWGAPDVCAGAALFHAAAEAGVRRMVFTSSTAVHRPFQERMSEADVLRPQDAYGATKAAGEAFLWAVAATYGVSATVVRPGPTVGPPATPGARFHCDRRLVAIAQGARQGDEIVVEPGARQFTCVQQLASVYGKLLEGEPRPGTFLAVDPEPATWEEVAQEAAFLAGTRPTVRVDGAPEPEHRFDVSRLATKLGVEIDSRPALRAHLAYLLKEACA
- the gluQRS gene encoding tRNA glutamyl-Q(34) synthetase GluQRS, which produces MRSRFAPSPTGLLHLGHAYSAWFAREHGDQFLLRIEDIDPTRCRPEFTDAIYEDLAWLGFTWETPARVQSEHLDDYRAALGRLQELGTVYRCFCTRRDIAEAASAAHGTPATGYPGTCRDLPAEDSERRAEAGAPFAWRLDVVMATGLTGSLSWSDRATGVHPVALTASDDFVVARRETPTSYHLSVVVDDALQGVTLVTRGIDLAESTPHQRLLQALLGCPEPEYWHHRLLLGRDGQRLAKRDKSVTLRALRESRFGDDLARIARPGAWDADLERALLEIG
- a CDS encoding NAD(P)H-dependent oxidoreductase translates to MASLDLVVVYGSVRTERLGIRLARGVVKALEERGHKVTLIDPLEYRLPLLDKMWKQYGEGEAPEDLQRMHDVIVPADGFLIVTGEYNKAVPPALKNLLDHFLETWFWRPSGICSYSYGRFGGVRAASTLRQILAELGMPAVPSEINVPAVHKAFDEDGNPTDPDFAKWTKRFFEEFEWYAEAFKAQRAKGTPY